The Ptychodera flava strain L36383 chromosome 16, AS_Pfla_20210202, whole genome shotgun sequence region gttaaatatcCAAGTGTTTAGAAATTCGAATTCCAACCGTTTATCATGGAAGATTTATAATATCAAAAAGGTATTCTGCTGGACATATGTGCAACCATTAAGGTAGATaacgcctcgaaattgaaagacgtaaacttttTCTCCTTGAGGAAACttgaaattatttaaaatcgaAACCAAGCCGTAAAACCTGGGATCACAGTACAAAGTTCCacactagagagacaaattacgcAATATTTCTAGACTCTTGGAATTTAAAATAGCCTCCATGCCTGTGTCAActctggacaaaaattaaattttgatttcaacTAAAAGAAATcggtgaaaagtttattttgtcaTATGCTTGAAATAATTATCAGCAAGTGGCAGGCTATAAAAGTAGTGTTAAAGTTTGgttgtccgaatatctgtcctagaGGAGCACGTAGGCAATTAATGCTGCATTATCCTTTTGGAACAATATATCCCTATAGGATATAGATCGCATTAAAACAAGTTAAGATTATCAGGTAAACGCAAGCCCTTTATTTTCAGGGCTATCGTCAcactaaaatatattttagtttCATTCCAGGGTCGTAtaatgtggaaaaaaaaatggtgcaaatattttttttcagatttactACGACACACATTGAACCGATGTTTGCTTGTTCCTACATTTCACCGGATGATTTCTTCAAGCCACAAATCCTTGTTTGCATCCGGTATGGTATGGTTTCCATGGTGTCAGTAAACGGGCAGACCATGGAATAGCATACAGGTAATTTTTCATAGTCGCAGATTGActttacaaaatattcaaagGTCTAAACAATTAAACATCGTTCTGTAAGATTGATTTGCTACCATTCCATAGCCCGTAACGAGTAGATTTCTGATACACGCTTATAGGTTACAGGAGTTGCCTGATTTCAGGCTTTCAAATAACGATTTCAAGAAACTGCTGTTTTGACTCTACAATGGGTCTAATAGGGATATTTTGTTGTTCAGTTggctaaaattaaaaatgtaagctGTTGGTCTAGTCGTAGTAGTCAGCTGACTGACATCACCAGCTCAAACTTTGCTTATTTTGACAGATGATGTGGCCGAATTTTGTTAACCACCTCAATTCATGCCTCTTTCATAACGTAATGTTTGTAACAGTGGACTCCTTTCACTTGCAATATGCATGTCTTCTCAAAAATCGGACAAGTACAGTACGTAATTATTTTTGCACAATGCTAGAACCATGACGTCATTCTAATGTAATCAGCTTTGTCTGAACATGTCTGCCATGTCTGAACATATGCCAGAATCGATAAGGCACATGGTGAAAACATGTTTACGACACTTTTCAGAAGTAGACGTGCCAAGTATTCAGAAATGTACGTCAGTACATTCACAATGGAGTCCGCCTGGCTGATACCAAACAGAAGGCAGGGTGTGTCCTGTTATTAAGACTGTTGTCCTGGCGCTTTCACAGTATCATGATGTACGGCCAAGGTGTATTACTAATTTCTCTACCCGCTCTATCAGCTGTGTTAACCCTCTCGAAGCCTGTTAGAAATGTTACACTTTCTCTTCGTCCCGTCAAATGTATGTCGATGTGCGTAGACATAGTTTCAATCGTTGGCCATGCCAACAAGCCTTTTCCTCCCAAACAACCTTGGAGGTTTATATGTTTATAGTTTGTCGCTTGTCGGTGCTGTCGGAAAATTGCCAAATGTTTTGACCGTATAACCTCAACAATAGGGCCGAATGAGTTGAGGGTTGCTGGGCACTTCAACTACCAGTCTCGCCTGGCGCAGGAGAGTGAGAAATTCTAATTTGACAGGTATCAATAACTTTAGAGACTTTTGGTTAGTAATTTTGCCGAAAGCAGAAGTTGCAAGTGAGTCACAACCTCGTCGGAATAATTCCACGACTGCATTGATAGTTTGCCATGCTACTTCCATTAAATAGTGCTAAAGTTCGTCGCAAGTGGATGGAGTTTAGGGTTTACCTATTTCCAAATTGAGGACAGTTTCCAAAGTAACGCATTTATCGTTGTATTAACTCAGGCTGTCACCAATTGCTCATTCCCGATAACTATGTAAAACCAACCTAGAGGATATGTTGGTTTCTAGGTTAGACTTACATGCAGTGTAGTGGAATGAGTTTTAAAAGCATTGACGTAAGGTAACAGTTTCCATACCCTGTAAATGTTTATGCATCGATGCAGAATGCAGATTCAAGCACGTCACGAGATTATTATCATGAATGTTGTTGTGCTTCAGTTCTTCAtatcaataaataattttcaagataTTATCGAGGCCAGAGAAAACGATTAAATTGTTCCTCGAAATCACCGCTTCTCCTTCGGCCAATTAGGATTTTTTAGAAATTGTGGCAAATATATACATTATTACTAAAACGAAACGTGGTtcaatgtaaaatgaaaataacgcGCAAATGTAAGACCCAACCCCACCTTTAGGACTTTAAAAGGACAAAATAgcaattttttaattaattttggggcattttATCGTGTATATTTTACAGTGTTTTGTGTTCCCCTTGGAGCATGTCGACATGTCCAGCAATTGTTCTCAACATTTCATGTATTAATGCCtcttttattgttgacagtttTTAACATCTTGACTTCaagtcatcagtaacaatgtaaCTAGTTGGAGATTTGCTGGTTcaaaacacatttaaaaaaCTGTATAGCTTTGCCAAAATATCCGAAGAACAATATGTTTTCTCTCTGGCCCGATAAATAACTTTTTGGTACATTTCATTAGATTTTGGTTTCATCTTGCTAGATCTTTTTTCAGTTTGTGATTTCATGTCATTTCATTTCATCCTCAGAAACGGCATTTTCAAGTGCAAAGCGTGGAGATTGAAGATAACTGCGAGTCAATATTGAGCATTGAAGATGTGAGTATCCCCTCTTATCGAATTTGACTACTTATAATAGAAACTTGAGCGGTGAAGTATATCAATACATAACGTGCAGTCTCAATATCTGTAATATATAATGTCAACACTGTACTTGACTCTCAAACAAAATCGTCGGTCCTCTATTAGAAGAATGTCATacgaacgagagagagagagagagagagagagagagagagagagagagcgagagaggagagagagagagaagacagaaagacaacagagagagagagagagagagagagagagagagagagagagttctgCTTCCTAATCTTTAAGACCATTTTGTTCCTATAATATAGACTAACAGTGATCGAGCCATACTGAGAGAACTCAGTGATATCGAAGTTCGTTGTCAAAATGGTGGATGTAGGTGGACGGGACCCTATAAGGAATATGCCGAGGTAAGATGTCTTAATTTTATAGTAAAGGCAGAATGCATCCTGGAGACAGTATTTCGAACTCCATTATCTGCAATACACTTCTTCAATAGTCTGCTGCTCGCGAGAACTAACTTTGAAGCCTATGTTTTCACAGTCTTgtttctgtgaaaataaaatgttttattatagagttaacatagggaatGGAgtccattttggatttcaaatatcggtaaatttgaagtaataaatgttttattatagagttaacatagggaatGGAgtccattttggatttcaaatatcggtaaatttgaagtaatttgctTATCTGACACCAAAATGTGTACGGTCAGCCTTGATTGTGTGTTCTGCATAATTAAAGAGAATACCATCCAGGCAAGTTTTTTAAACAAAGAATGTGCAAAGGTTTACAACTTTCAGTCTAGAGGTGCCTAATACTGTAAGAAAATTTTATGTGTTACCAGAAAGTGTATAACACACTTTCAAAATGAATCAACGGACGTCATTTTACCTAGGTATTGGTAAATTGCTGTTTCAGGGACATGAATCACTTTGTCCATTCGCTACTGTCCGATGTATTCACGAAAGATGCAGGGCTCAAATGCGAAGGAAGGACCTCACGGAACACCTAGAGAGAAAGTGTACCATGAGACCGGTAACGTGCCAGTTCTGCAATGATGAAATGACGTATGAAGAATCGAAGGTAAAAACTTACTTTAAATTTAGGTCGAACTAGGTAATTCTCGACCTTCTCTTTTGACAACTTGAATCGAGTAACTTCTGAAGACAATGTGAGCTTTCTTTCAATGAATGAGGTGGTTACGTGTTGGACGGAGACAGTGTGGAACACGGGCAGGCAATAGTTTGaaaaggtacatgtatacacacagacagaacaGACTGACTGACCTACCTATCTACCAATCGCAGTACACTATATCCATTCAGTCTTTGTCGTTGATGATTAGTAATATGGCATAATACAAGCATTCCTCATTTAATATTCACAAAATAACGGTGTTATCATTCTTCTTATTGTACAGAGTCATCATAAGCAGTGTCCAAAGTGTCCAATGACCTGTCAGTTCTGCGGAAGGAAGGACATTCTTCGTGAAAAGGTAAGCATACTTAATATTGTTTGTGAGGACAGACAAGAAAGTACATTTTCTTGCTAGCTGCCTATATTATACATTACAGGGAGTAAAAATGATGGTTCAGTGGTCAAGTGATGTTTTATACATGAAATGAGGCATTGCCTTGTCTTTAGATTTAAATAAACCTTTGTTGACACTGGAAAATAAGACTGAATATCAAATCAATGATTCAGCATAACTGCAAGTCGTCAACTGTTGTTCATTATAGGTCGTACACAATATCGCTGTATAGCAGTGCATACGCTGTTTCAATGAATGAGTTTTTGTGTTATTATCTAGTTGTTTTGTCTTCCTTTACAGATTGCAATTCATCAGGACTTTGAAAATGGAGACTGTAAGAAGAAACCTATTCCTTGTCAATTCAAGAGTGTCGGCTGTGACGAGATGGTAAGTCTAACATAGGAACTAGATACTGTGTAAGCTAAGAATAATaaacatatacagtaaaaatatgAACGAAAAGAAAACAAGCAGGACCGATGTTTCATGAGGACCACACTCGTCGCAGTTGACGTAAATCAAAAGTTAATACAATTTTCAGAGTGGCAACTGTTGTGTCTGCTACTCCGCCAGTTAAAATGTTTCTAGTAAGTGCATGACAATATGGATATTTCACGATATTCGTATATTATGTTCGCCTGAATAAGATGTTTCGAGAAACGTACAAGAACTTCGTGATCGTATAATGATGATTtttactttcaatttcaaagaaacattGCAACTTTATAAGTAACATAATTTGTTGGTCTGTGCATATCTTAGGTCGACAAAGACAGGATTGAAGACCACAATTCAAAGTTCATCGGCAAACACATACTAATGGTCCTCAACGCAATTACTCCATTACTAGCAATCGTGCAAAGCATCAGAGATGACAGCGAAGTTGAAGGTTTGAAAAGAACAGTCGATGAGCAAGATAAACAGATCGAGTCTGTGGCATTGCATACCAAGAAACTGGAAACGAAAGTGACACAAGTACTGGATGAAAAGAGTGGTCAGTCCACATTACAAAATAGTTTATCAGTATCCCAGATTAAAATGACGCTTGACAAATTGAGTAGTTCAGTTAAAGAATTAAAAGACAAAGAAACTGTGCTTCACACTAAGGCTAATACTTTTGACGGTGTTGTCGCAGTTTTAAACAATCAAGTAGAACATGATGAGAACTTGATACAGACTTTAAGGCGTGAAAGAATCAGGGAAAGAGATCTTATCGAATCTTTAGAACGTAAAATTAAAGCGCAAGATAGAATCCTTGCTTTGAAAGATGTAGCTCTTGCAGAACAGGATCTGAGGATACAGTCACTAGAAATGGCTTCTTATGATGGCGTACTTGTGTGGAAAATATCTGATTTTGAGAGGAAACGACAAGACGCTATATCTGGCAAAACTGTGTCAATATACTCTCCTTGTTTTTATACTAGTCGTCATGGTTACAAAATGTGTGCCCGAATCTACCTCAATGGGGATGGAATGGGTAAGGGTAATCATGTGTCTGTATTCTTTACAATAATGAAGGGACCCTTTGATGCCCTCTTGAGGTGGCCATTCCGTCAAAAGGTCACTTTGATGTGGGTTGATCAAAATGATAGAGAACATTTAGTCGATGCATTCAGGCCAGATCCAACATCATCTTCTTTCAAAcgaccaacccaggatatgaaTATTGCTAGTGGCTGTCCTTTATTTATGCCCCTATCACAACTTGATAGTCCTAGGCATGCATATGTGAACGATGATGTAGCGTTCATTAAGGTGATTGTAGACACAAGTGACCTCGTATGAAAAATGCCTccatctttatttatttatttatttatttatttatttattcattcatgttTTCTTGATTACTTGCTCATGTACTAACTGATGTACTTAATACTGAATTTACTTACAGACTAACTTTTGTACCATTATTTTCTTACCTCACTCACTTACTTAACTCAATGTCTTATCTATA contains the following coding sequences:
- the LOC139152807 gene encoding TNF receptor-associated factor 2-like, which codes for MRRKDLTEHLERKCTMRPVTCQFCNDEMTYEESKSHHKQCPKCPMTCQFCGRKDILREKIAIHQDFENGDCKKKPIPCQFKSVGCDEMVDKDRIEDHNSKFIGKHILMVLNAITPLLAIVQSIRDDSEVEGLKRTVDEQDKQIESVALHTKKLETKVTQVLDEKSGQSTLQNSLSVSQIKMTLDKLSSSVKELKDKETVLHTKANTFDGVVAVLNNQVEHDENLIQTLRRERIRERDLIESLERKIKAQDRILALKDVALAEQDLRIQSLEMASYDGVLVWKISDFERKRQDAISGKTVSIYSPCFYTSRHGYKMCARIYLNGDGMGKGNHVSVFFTIMKGPFDALLRWPFRQKVTLMWVDQNDREHLVDAFRPDPTSSSFKRPTQDMNIASGCPLFMPLSQLDSPRHAYVNDDVAFIKVIVDTSDLV